The following are from one region of the Dermacentor albipictus isolate Rhodes 1998 colony chromosome 5, USDA_Dalb.pri_finalv2, whole genome shotgun sequence genome:
- the LOC135906870 gene encoding sulfotransferase 1C4-like — protein sequence MAVIDVHLPNGPLYQDMDGVLRLSQNFTVEALRSALNYKPQPDDKFVVTFPKCGTTWTQHIGFLIFNKGVPPSSGLEFFNRSPFIEMLGADSVRDMTRPGVIKTHLPYHFMPMHPQAKYLYVCRNPKDTCVCFFYHTRGFTGYEFADGKFDDFLEFFMSGETDYGDYFDHVLGWYKHRSDPNVLFLHYEDMKAQPRESVLKIAEFLDQSYHKLLLDNEDVLQNVIKYSDIESMKDYASRNFTNFFTNQIEGEAPKGLRVFHEASQKNPSIANFIRKGIVGDWKNHFSPEQNARLENKILVLLRDTDLVDTWRKHGVM from the coding sequence ATGGCCGTCATCGACGTGCATCTGCCCAATGGCCCACTCTACCAGGACATGGACGGGGTCCTGCGGCTCAGCCAAAACTTCACTGTCGAAGCACTGCGTTCCGCGCTCAATTACAAGCCGCAGCCAGACGACAAGTTCGTCGTCACGTTTCCCAAGTGCGGTACCACGTGGACGCAGCACATTGGCTTCTTGATCTTCAACAAAGGCGTTCCACCGTCCAGCGGCCTGGAGTTCTTCAATAGAAGCCCCTTTATCGAAATGCTCGGCGCGGACAGTGTGCGGGACATGACACGTCCCGGAGTGATCAAGACGCACCTTCCTTACCACTTCATGCCCATGCACCCACAGGCCAAGTACCTCTACGTATGCCGCAATCCTAAGGACACTTGCGTGTGCTTTTTCTACCACACACGGGGTTTCACCGGATACGAGTTCGCCGACGGCAAGTTCGACGACTTCTTAGAGTTCTTCATGTCCGGTGAGACCGACTATGGGGACTACTTTGACCACGTCTTGGGTTGGTACAAGCATCGCAGCGACCCGAACGTCCTCTTCCTGCACTACGAAGACATGAAGGCCCAGCCACGAGAGAGCGTGCTCAAGATTGCCGAGTTCCTCGACCAAAGCTATCACAAGTTGCTCCTGGACAACGAGGACGTCCTCCAGAACGTGATCAAATACAGTGACATCGAATCCATGAAGGACTACGCCTCGCGGAACTTCACTAACTTCTTCACAAATCAAATAGAGGGAGAAGCCCCCAAGGGTCTCAGGGTCTTCCACGAAGCTTCGCAGAAGAATCCTTCCATTGCTAACTTTATTCGTAAGGGCATCGTCGGAGACTGGAAGAATCATTTCTCGCCTGAACAGAACGCCAGGTTGGAGAACAAGATTCTGGTGCTGCTACGCGATACTGACTTGGTGGACACCTGGCGAAAGCACGGTGTAATGTAG